The genomic stretch CGCGATCATGATGGACGTGAAGGGTCCTGAAATCCGCACCGGGGATGTGGCCACACCCATGGAACTGAAGCCCGGCGAGGTCTTCGACTTCACGGTCAAGCCTCGCTCCGACGGAGCGCACGGCGAAGAAGTCCGTTCGGTCGACGTCAATTACCGCAATCTGGTCAACGACATCCGCGTCGGCGATACCGTGCTCGTCGACAACGGCCTGATCCGATTCGAAGTCCTCGAGAAAAACGACGCCCGTATCCGCTGCCGCGTTCAGATTCCCGGCAAACTCGGCAGCCGCCGCCACATCAACCTACCGGGCGTCCGCGTCAATCTCCCCGCCCTCACCGAGAAGGACATGGGCGACCTCCAAGTCGCGGCCGAATGCGCTGTGGACTTCATCGCGCTCAGCTTCGTCCGTGAACCGGCCGACATCGAGAAGCTCCGCTCAGTCTTGGACGACCTTCGCTCCTCGGCCCACATCATCGCCAAGATCGAGGATCAACAGGCGATCTCCAACTTGGAGGGCATCGTGAAAGCCTGTGACGGCCTCATGGTCGCTCGCGGCGATCTCGGGATCGAGTGCCCGTTCGAAGACCTGCCGATTATCCAACGTCGTGCCGTTCGCACCTGCCTCACCTACGGAAAACCCGTGATCATCGCCACGCACATGCTGGAATCGATGATCACATCGCCCCTCCCGACGCGCGCGGAAGTTTCAGACGTGTCGAACGCCGTCTACGAACAGGCCGACTGCGTGATGCTCTCCGGCGAAACGACGGTCGGAAAGTATCCGGTCGAGTGCATCGAAGCCTTCGATCGCATCGCCCGGCGCATCGAACGCGACAAGGACGTCGCCCATCACGTCCAGACCGTCCTCGGAAGCGATCAGGCCAA from Opitutales bacterium ASA1 encodes the following:
- the pyk gene encoding pyruvate kinase; amino-acid sequence: MKSKQTGCRRTKIVFTIGPATQGPDMLDAVIRAGADVCRINMAHATHDWTRQVCNAVREASERTGRDIAIMMDVKGPEIRTGDVATPMELKPGEVFDFTVKPRSDGAHGEEVRSVDVNYRNLVNDIRVGDTVLVDNGLIRFEVLEKNDARIRCRVQIPGKLGSRRHINLPGVRVNLPALTEKDMGDLQVAAECAVDFIALSFVREPADIEKLRSVLDDLRSSAHIIAKIEDQQAISNLEGIVKACDGLMVARGDLGIECPFEDLPIIQRRAVRTCLTYGKPVIIATHMLESMITSPLPTRAEVSDVSNAVYEQADCVMLSGETTVGKYPVECIEAFDRIARRIERDKDVAHHVQTVLGSDQAKMLRSAVSMANELDAAGIVVFTRRGYVAQGVAALRPKEAPIYAFTNSRLTFRQMRLLRGVEPFLMNFGAEPELTVQKAIGLLYQQGYVKIGDKVVVVSDILASDRLINSIQLRNVD